The DNA window TGCCATGagcacttcctttccctttctccctctccccctctcttgTATATGTATTTAAAGTGctattaaacaattaaaaaagaaatataaaaaaaaaaaaaaaaaaaaaaacccatatagCCCTAAACATGTCCTTCGACTAGACAGAAACTTGACAAGTTTATAAAGTCAAGGTGAATGACGCAAGTAGAAGAACAAGTCCATTCTAGCATATACAAAGTCCTAAATGAATGCAAAAGAAAGGGTGTGTGATGGATCTACACACGGCTTGCATCTAATGGATCTCCTCACCAAACCAATGTGcacaaaggagaaaaaagggTGTTTGATGGATCTACACGTGGTTTGCATGGATCTCCTCACCAAACCAATGAACACAAAGGAGAGGTGATTGTAGGAGTGATATATTGATCTACTTGGAAGCAAGTCCAAGGCAAtaacaggaagaaaaaaaaaaacattttctatATGCGAGGATTAAACAAATGGATTCACAAATAAAAGTACAAACACCACAAGAAGTAACCACATTGTGCATATATAGGGGCCCACATagtcaaagaagaaagaaagtgaGGGCGATATACATCTATTTCCCCCGAAAGAGTATGGtaataaaattgaatattgGTCACTTCTACAAAACTTCAAAGAGAAGAGCTTTGCTGGACCATGGGAGtacacaaaattaaaaaaactgttattgtcTTGTACACTTTTTGAGTATATTGAAAGGGCACAAAAGAAATGTGACATTATTTGACATCTTAAAGGATGTCAATAAGAAtaggggttaaaaaaaaaaaaaaaaaattacaacccaTCATTTAGCAACCCTACTAAATGTAAAAGTAGAATCCACATAGAAAGGTTTAGCTAGGGTTTTTTCTAGTGCCAATAACTGTGACTTGATGCTCCAATTCTCCTCTTTTATTTGGGCTTGCGACAAGTAATAGACACTGGCAATTTAGCAGCCCTACAATATAAGTAGATTGACCAAGAATGTTAACAAGGAAAATAGTAGAATTCAAAgtaaaaaagaggagaaagtaTTTTGTAAGTTTAGAGATTTAGGCATAGTTGTCCAAAAGTATTTCACAATCGAGTATTAACAAATATAAatatttctaaggagatattgagaaattttcacattttttggGCTTCTAACAGTGTTTCCTCCCCAATattgaatcttttttttaggcaatgaagaaaaaaaaaaaaatttccatccaatctaagggtgttaatctaTTCGGTTTCGACTTAAATGGTTTGGTTGGGTTcggttcacatatattttggttgaaaccataATCGCACCAGTTACTAAATGGTTACACTTTTTGAAATCACAATCATTTAGTAAACAGTTTTGGCGTCTACGATTTTTAAACGGTTTAGATTTCAcaattttaaacggtttcgatttcgattttatataatttttaaacgGTTAGCattcggtttgctagtttattgcTTCCACGAATTTGATTACTGTAATCGGAGCTTTTTTGAAGCTTATGTTCATCAGCGGATTGCAATCGATTAACAATCGGTTCTCTTCTCACACGTATTCTATAACGAATTTGAATCCCTTGCACAAACATACAACAGCCATGAAAAGCAATGACAACTGAGACACAAAAGCTGCAAAGTGTAGGTTAGAACTAAAAACATCATACTACTCCAAATGTTTCAAGGTTTTTCCAAAGTAAAATAAAGTGGGATTTTTCATTCAAACCACAAGATATAAAATATAGAGTAAAAATTATTTGGCATTATCAGATAAAGTAATACGAAATAGAATCACATGGGAAAATAAACATATTTCAAACGATGCCTTAGTTGACTCCGCCAGTCCCTCCATATTGGAGACCCGCTCCACGACGACTCTTTATTAGATTAGATAGCTCCTATGACTTGTCTGTCCCTCTGCGTCTTCAGAGTTTCCTTGTCATtcatctttctctcctcttcttgtcCTCTGTGTAATTATTAGGTCTTCATGGCGACGAGATTGAATAAATTGGGCCGATGGATTTCGATTTCCAAGAGGGGATTTTCAACTTCCGCTGATGAACATAAGCTCCAACAAAGCGGGAAAACCGTCAATCTCTTTACTGCAATTAACCAAGCGCTGTCCGTCGCACTGGAAACAGATCCTCGGTATGTCACTTTTTGGTTTCTGAAGACATCCCCACCCAGATCCtccaattttcataaaaattaatTCGATCAGTGCTAATGGTGTTTAGCACCTTGTTTGCTTGCTTAATTGCTTTCCCTGTTTACCGCTTGAAGGAATAATGATCTTGATGTTGCTCTCGTGCAATTCGGTTCTCGAGGAGGAAACCAAGCTTCAATAAATTTCCTTTGTTGATTTTCCCCCTCTGTTCATGACTCGCTTTCCACAGAGCTGAATTCATAATTACTGGCACTTTTATGACTGGGTTTGTAGAGAATATGAAGTGGATTTCTCTCCTATTCTCATAAATATATTCTTATTGTATGCAATCCTTCATAGTTGTAAGACTAAATCAATTCGGGGCCCAAGGATTTTCTGCTATCAGTTTCTTACATGAACCAACCAACAATTCTCCAAGTCATTTTTGACACTgaataatattataaaaaatagatGCAGCCATGGTATCACCATCAATTGGTACTCTGTGGAGATCTTTTAAATTTGATCAACAATCCGCTATGCCAGATTTTTATTATTACCCAGTGGAGTCAAAATGCCATCGTAGATTTCCTGAATGGGAACTATCATGTGCTATATATATGTGTGTTCCACATAAAATTATGTTAGCTGCAGACTGTAATATGGATCCTTAATATTTTCATGTATTTATAATACATTAATACCTACATGATGAAGTGAGAACTCAGCGTGTTGTGTATGTAGTACAACTGAAATCTTTATTGAGTTCAATGATTGCATGAAGAGGTAGTCTTGGTTCTTTTTCGTGACATTCTATTTGGTTTGACTTTATGTAACCGGTCTTCTGTACTGCTTTTAATAATTGAACATTTTAACAGCGCTTATGTGTTTGGAGAAGATGTGAGATTTGGTGGGGTTTTTCGCTGCACAACAGGATTGGCAGATCAATTTGGTAAACACAGGGTTTTTAATACTCCTCTGTGCGAACAGGTATACCATTTTTCCCACTTTAATTTTGAATGGAAGTATGCATTTCAGGTAGTGCTAGACTAACTTTAATACTAATCACATTCATGCAGGGGATTGTTGGATTTGGTATTGGTCTTGCAGCAATGGTGCGTTCAAACTAAGTTCATATTCCATCTTGCCAGCAGACTTCCTATCTTCATTAACTTCTGTCAGATTTAATTTGGTCGTTCTGCTAACATGATAGGGAAATCGAGCAATTGCTGAGATTCAGTTTGCAGATTATATTTATCCCGCTTTTGATCAGGCATGATTCCTTTCAGATTCTAAATTTTCATGACGAAACAATTGAAACTTCATTCATCCTAGCCATTTTTAATCTGTAGATTGTCAATGAAGCAGCAAAATTTAGATACCGGAGTGGGAACCAATTCAATTGTGGAGGTACAGATTTCCTGTAGTGTTTACAACCCCCCAAAAATAGATTCTAAAATTCCCTTCTTGAGATTCCATTTTCTGTTCCCAGGTTTGACAAtaagaaccccatatggagctGTAGGCCATGGTGGCCATTATCACTCACAATCTCCAGAGGCTTTCTTCTGTCATGTTCCGGGTCTCAAGGTATGTCTTCCTTCTCCTCACAGCAGAATGGAGAGTCTTATTGTACAAATGTACGTATCGAGGGAGCTGACAATATATTCATTCTTAGAATTGGCCAAGTCATTATTGGACTCGACAAGGTTTAGGATCTGCTAGATGCTCTGTACTGGCTTTGCAAACCTTGTTGGAATGAACTCAATTTCTCGATAGTCTCCTAATAATTTGTTCCATGAGCTCTGAACCTCATCAATGGTTCTTGTAATAGGTTGTTGTTCCTCGAAGCCCATATCAAGCAAAAGGATTGTTGCTGGCATGCATACGTGACCCAAACCCCATTATCTTTCTTGAACCCAAGGTAATGCTTGCTTTTGTACCAGAGTTATATAAAACATTGAGATATTGCAGTTgctaaaatatgaaaattgaaGTTCAAATTCATAATGGTATTATTTTCCTAAATCAATATCTCATTTTATGGACACACAAAGAAGCTAAGGttgacaaatatatatatatatatatatcaatttcaAGCACAACCAGAAGTAATGGCTTCAAACAGAATAGGAAAGGTGGCACTAGTCCTCCATATGGCTAGTGATGACAATAAATACGTGAAATCGGAGAAGGAAACACAAACTTAATGGAGATAAAGATAAAGGGCAACATGGCAGAAGGAGGATGGGAATACGAGATGTTACTAGAACTCCCACAGTTGGCAAGTCTTTCATTTTCTCCTATAAGTCCCAAATGTATGCTTTTAGTACTATCAT is part of the Macadamia integrifolia cultivar HAES 741 chromosome 9, SCU_Mint_v3, whole genome shotgun sequence genome and encodes:
- the LOC122088534 gene encoding 2-oxoisovalerate dehydrogenase subunit beta 1, mitochondrial-like, whose translation is MATRLNKLGRWISISKRGFSTSADEHKLQQSGKTVNLFTAINQALSVALETDPRAYVFGEDVRFGGVFRCTTGLADQFGKHRVFNTPLCEQGIVGFGIGLAAMGNRAIAEIQFADYIYPAFDQIVNEAAKFRYRSGNQFNCGGLTIRTPYGAVGHGGHYHSQSPEAFFCHVPGLKVVVPRSPYQAKGLLLACIRDPNPIIFLEPKWLYRLAAEEVPEHDYMLPLSQAEVIREGKDITLVGWGAQLSVMEQACVDAEKDGISCELIDIRTLIPWDKETIEASVKKTGRLLVSHEAPVTGGFGAEISASITERCFLRLEAPVARICGLDTPFPLVFEPFYMPTKNKILDAIKETVNY